In Listeria monocytogenes, the following proteins share a genomic window:
- the qoxB gene encoding cytochrome aa3 quinol oxidase subunit I translates to MKWNEFIVTGDPMILGAQISIVLVSIGVVALLTYTKKWKWLMKEWISSVDHKKIGIMYLLAAVLMFFRGGVDALMMRTQLALPDMKFLDAQHYNEVFSTHGTIMILFMAMPFIIGLMNIAVPLQIGARDVAFPFLNNLSFWTFFMGAMLFNLSFVIGGSPDAGWTNYAPLATDFSAGYGINFYLLGVQIAGIGTLMTGINFFVTILRMRTKGMTLMKMPMFTWSSLITSLIIIFAFPVLTVALALMSFDRLFGTAFFTLTNGGLPMMWANLFWVWGHPEVYIVILPAFGIFSEIISTFSRKKLFGYPAMVAAMAVISLLSFLVWVHHFFTMGSGALVNSFFSITTMMIAIPTGIKIFNWLFTMYKGRITFTTPMLWSLAFIPNFVVGGVTGVMLAMAAADYQYHNTYFLVSHFHYVLIAGTVFSCFAGLTYWYPKMVGYRLNEKIGKWFFWIFVVGFNVCFFPQYFLGLDGMPRRIYTYVQGDGWTTLNFISTVGGFLMGVAFLVLCYNIYYSYKNSKREVTGDPWDARTLEWATSSAVPPKYNFAVLPEWNDLDDFWNRKQKGDPYVNDKNYKPIHMPSNTMVGFVMSVFFFIAGFGLVFYWYWMGIIGLVGILGCMIYRSFQNNDGYHVEVDEIKATEEHNARELATGVKEGNPWNL, encoded by the coding sequence ATGAAATGGAATGAGTTTATCGTAACTGGCGACCCAATGATTTTAGGTGCGCAGATTTCTATCGTACTTGTAAGTATTGGTGTTGTTGCGTTACTAACTTATACAAAAAAATGGAAGTGGCTCATGAAAGAGTGGATTTCTTCCGTTGATCATAAAAAAATAGGTATTATGTACTTGCTTGCTGCTGTCTTAATGTTTTTCCGTGGCGGTGTGGATGCGCTAATGATGCGTACCCAGCTCGCTTTACCGGATATGAAATTTTTAGACGCACAGCATTACAATGAAGTTTTTTCTACACATGGAACGATTATGATTTTATTTATGGCGATGCCGTTTATCATCGGGTTGATGAACATTGCCGTACCACTTCAAATTGGTGCGCGTGATGTAGCATTTCCATTTTTAAACAACTTAAGTTTTTGGACGTTCTTTATGGGAGCGATGCTATTTAACTTATCATTCGTAATTGGTGGTTCGCCAGATGCTGGTTGGACAAACTATGCGCCACTTGCGACAGATTTTAGCGCGGGATATGGAATTAACTTCTATCTTCTAGGTGTTCAAATCGCTGGTATTGGTACGCTGATGACGGGGATTAACTTTTTCGTTACGATTTTAAGAATGCGTACAAAAGGTATGACGTTAATGAAAATGCCAATGTTTACTTGGTCTTCATTAATTACAAGTTTGATCATTATTTTCGCTTTCCCAGTTTTAACAGTGGCACTTGCTTTGATGTCATTTGACCGACTGTTTGGGACAGCATTCTTCACACTCACGAATGGCGGGCTCCCAATGATGTGGGCCAACTTGTTCTGGGTTTGGGGACATCCGGAAGTATATATTGTTATTTTGCCAGCTTTCGGTATTTTCTCAGAGATTATTTCTACTTTCTCCAGGAAAAAATTATTCGGTTATCCGGCGATGGTTGCCGCGATGGCAGTTATTTCTTTACTAAGTTTCCTAGTTTGGGTCCATCACTTCTTTACAATGGGATCAGGGGCGCTTGTTAACTCCTTCTTCTCCATTACAACGATGATGATTGCGATACCGACCGGGATTAAGATATTCAACTGGCTCTTTACGATGTACAAAGGGCGAATAACCTTTACAACGCCAATGCTTTGGTCGCTTGCCTTTATCCCTAACTTTGTTGTTGGTGGGGTAACTGGGGTTATGCTTGCGATGGCTGCAGCCGATTATCAATATCACAATACGTACTTCTTAGTATCCCATTTCCACTACGTATTAATTGCTGGAACCGTGTTCTCCTGCTTTGCCGGGCTTACATACTGGTATCCAAAAATGGTCGGTTACAGACTAAATGAAAAAATTGGTAAATGGTTCTTCTGGATTTTCGTTGTTGGATTTAACGTTTGTTTCTTCCCGCAATATTTCCTAGGACTAGATGGTATGCCGCGTCGTATTTACACTTATGTACAAGGTGATGGCTGGACAACGCTTAACTTTATCTCCACAGTTGGCGGATTCTTGATGGGTGTAGCATTCTTAGTTCTTTGCTACAACATCTACTACAGCTATAAAAACTCTAAACGTGAAGTTACTGGTGACCCGTGGGATGCTCGTACGCTTGAATGGGCTACAAGTTCTGCAGTTCCTCCAAAATATAACTTTGCTGTTTTACCAGAATGGAATGACTTGGATGATTTCTGGAATAGAAAACAAAAAGGCGATCCATATGTAAATGATAAAAATTATAAACCAATCCATATGCCAAGCAATACCATGGTTGGGTTTGTAATGTCTGTCTTCTTCTTCATTGCAGGTTTCGGACTAGTCTTCTACTGGTACTGGATGGGAATTATTGGTCTAGTTGGTATTTTAGGATGTATGATTTATCGTTCGTTCCAAAATAACGATGGTTACCACGTTGAAGTGGACGAAATTAAAGCAACAGAAGAACATAATGCGCGCGAACTTGCGACTGGTGTGAAGGAGGGTAACCCATGGAATCTGTAG
- the qoxC gene encoding cytochrome aa3 quinol oxidase subunit III encodes MESVETNKNLPIEYRSEQGRLNILGFWIFLGAEIALFATLFATYFVMRKAGSNAGHPPAEMFELWLVLIMTFLLLTSSFTCGLAIGEMRKGNVKMLTIYSIITLILGAGFVGFELYEFAHYVTEGVTMQIGSYWSAFFVLLGTHGLHVTVGIFWISFILIQIKMHGLTPKTASKVFISSLYWHFLDVVWIFIFTGVYLLGMVN; translated from the coding sequence ATGGAATCTGTAGAAACAAATAAAAATCTGCCAATTGAATATAGATCAGAACAAGGTCGATTAAATATTCTTGGATTCTGGATTTTCCTTGGCGCCGAAATTGCATTGTTTGCAACGCTTTTTGCGACTTACTTTGTTATGAGAAAGGCTGGCTCGAATGCGGGTCATCCGCCAGCAGAAATGTTCGAACTTTGGCTAGTGCTAATAATGACATTTTTACTTTTAACAAGTAGTTTTACGTGTGGTTTAGCAATTGGTGAGATGCGTAAGGGCAATGTGAAAATGTTGACGATTTACTCGATTATCACATTAATTCTTGGTGCGGGATTTGTTGGCTTTGAGCTTTATGAATTTGCACACTATGTGACTGAAGGCGTTACAATGCAAATCGGTTCTTACTGGTCGGCATTCTTCGTCCTACTAGGAACACATGGACTTCACGTAACGGTCGGGATTTTCTGGATTAGTTTTATTCTGATTCAAATTAAAATGCATGGTTTGACGCCAAAAACAGCATCAAAAGTATTTATTTCCAGTTTATACTGGCATTTCTTGGATGTTGTGTGGATTTTCATTTTCACCGGTGTCTATTTGCTAGGGATGGTGAACTAA
- the qoxD gene encoding cytochrome aa3 quinol oxidase subunit IV, whose product MTQNNKSNAAHAEGGIPWKHIVGFALSVILTLLAVWVALYSTLTTNVKVVIIFIFAFIQAALQLLMFMHMTEGRDGKIQIGNILFAAFIAIVVVIGSYWVMEIGHMNHLL is encoded by the coding sequence ATGACACAAAATAATAAATCAAATGCAGCTCATGCTGAAGGTGGCATTCCTTGGAAACATATTGTTGGCTTTGCATTATCAGTTATTTTGACGCTTCTAGCAGTCTGGGTGGCTCTTTATTCGACGCTAACAACAAATGTTAAGGTAGTTATTATTTTCATCTTTGCGTTCATTCAGGCAGCCCTACAGCTTCTGATGTTCATGCATATGACAGAAGGCCGCGATGGTAAAATTCAAATCGGTAATATTTTATTCGCCGCATTTATCGCGATTGTCGTAGTTATTGGCTCTTATTGGGTAATGGAAATTGGCCATATGAATCATTTGTTATAA
- a CDS encoding 6-phospho-beta-glucosidase → MTESKFPKGFLWGGAVAANQCEGAYLEDGKGLSLVDILPTVEDGRWEALFNPSKALATDYGFYPSHESIDFYHRYKEDIKLMAEMGFKCFRMSISWPRIFPNGDETTPNEKGLAFYDAVFDECHKYGIEPVVTINHFDTPLEVFKKYGGWKNRKCIDFYLNFCEAIFTRYKDKVKYWMTFNEINMILHLPYIGGGLDVTKEANPEEVKYQAAHHQLVASALATKLGHEINPENQIGCMLAAGNTYPMTCNPKDVWKSIEADREGYFFIDVQARGYYPSYTKRFFKEHNINIKMEDGDLDALRDHTVDYVAFSYYSSRLTSADPEKNKETEGNVFATLKNPYLKASEWGWQIDPLGLRITMNTIYDRYQKPLFIVENGLGAVDTVAEDGSITDDYRIDYMREHVREMGEAIEDGVELLGYTPWGCIDLVSAGSGEMKKRYGFIYVDRDNKGNGTLNRSKKKSFDWYKKVIETNGKDID, encoded by the coding sequence ATGACAGAATCAAAATTTCCTAAAGGCTTCTTATGGGGCGGAGCAGTTGCTGCCAACCAATGTGAGGGAGCTTATCTTGAAGACGGTAAAGGACTTTCACTTGTTGACATCCTTCCAACAGTAGAGGATGGACGTTGGGAAGCTTTATTCAATCCATCGAAAGCGCTTGCTACAGATTATGGTTTTTATCCAAGTCACGAATCAATTGATTTTTATCATCGTTATAAAGAAGACATTAAATTAATGGCAGAAATGGGATTCAAGTGTTTCCGTATGTCCATCAGCTGGCCACGTATTTTCCCGAATGGTGACGAAACGACACCAAATGAAAAAGGTTTAGCATTTTATGATGCAGTTTTTGATGAATGTCATAAATATGGCATCGAACCAGTTGTTACAATCAACCATTTTGATACTCCGCTAGAAGTTTTCAAAAAATATGGCGGTTGGAAAAATCGTAAATGTATCGACTTTTACTTAAATTTCTGTGAAGCAATTTTCACGCGTTATAAAGATAAAGTAAAATATTGGATGACATTTAATGAAATCAACATGATTCTTCATCTGCCATACATTGGTGGAGGTTTAGACGTTACTAAAGAAGCTAATCCAGAGGAAGTTAAATATCAAGCTGCTCATCATCAATTAGTTGCATCTGCTTTAGCGACAAAACTTGGTCATGAAATCAACCCTGAAAATCAAATCGGTTGTATGCTTGCAGCGGGTAACACGTATCCAATGACTTGTAATCCAAAAGATGTCTGGAAATCTATCGAGGCAGACCGTGAAGGCTACTTCTTCATTGACGTTCAAGCGCGCGGATACTACCCAAGCTACACTAAACGTTTCTTCAAAGAACACAACATCAACATTAAAATGGAAGATGGCGACTTAGACGCATTACGCGATCACACAGTTGATTACGTGGCATTCAGCTACTATTCTTCTCGTCTAACAAGCGCAGATCCAGAGAAAAACAAAGAAACAGAAGGCAACGTTTTCGCAACACTAAAAAACCCATACCTAAAAGCAAGCGAATGGGGTTGGCAAATTGATCCACTAGGTCTACGTATTACTATGAATACAATTTACGACCGTTACCAAAAACCTCTTTTCATCGTTGAAAATGGCTTAGGTGCAGTGGATACTGTGGCAGAAGACGGCTCAATCACTGACGATTACAGAATCGACTACATGCGTGAACACGTTCGCGAAATGGGCGAAGCAATCGAGGACGGCGTGGAACTTCTTGGTTATACACCATGGGGCTGCATCGACCTTGTCAGCGCTGGCTCTGGCGAAATGAAAAAACGCTACGGCTTCATCTACGTTGACCGCGACAACAAAGGCAACGGAACCCTAAACCGCTCGAAGAAAAAATCATTCGACTGGTACAAAAAAGTAATTGAAACAAATGGTAAAGATATCGACTAG
- a CDS encoding C39 family peptidase, with translation MGTFFSKWGKWILVIALVFSVFSVSTAGQAAAKETVINKQMVTTASLNVRSTNATSGKVIGWLKTNTKFKAIAKTSNNWYRFSFKGKNGYVSGKYIKAATTAPAPKPSTPKIVQMNVPLIVQRPQLPTGCEITNIAMMLRYAGKNVDKVKLAKEMKRHKSNPNYGFVGNPFSKSGWTIYPPALVNQVKKYTGTAKNMTGTNLGGIKNQLNKKRPVVAWVSNFHGFSVHAITITGYDKNNFYYNDSWSGQKNARISQSYFNTCWSKQAKRAISY, from the coding sequence ATGGGGACTTTTTTTAGTAAATGGGGGAAATGGATACTTGTTATTGCTTTAGTGTTTAGTGTATTTAGTGTTTCTACAGCAGGTCAGGCGGCGGCAAAAGAGACGGTTATCAACAAGCAGATGGTAACAACTGCAAGCCTTAATGTTCGTTCAACTAACGCGACTTCTGGGAAAGTTATTGGTTGGCTTAAGACTAATACAAAATTCAAAGCCATCGCAAAAACATCGAATAACTGGTATCGATTTAGTTTTAAAGGGAAGAATGGCTACGTATCTGGGAAATACATCAAGGCCGCAACTACCGCACCGGCACCAAAACCTTCAACGCCAAAAATTGTGCAAATGAATGTGCCTTTAATCGTTCAGCGTCCACAATTGCCAACGGGTTGCGAGATTACAAATATTGCGATGATGCTGCGCTACGCTGGGAAAAATGTCGATAAAGTCAAACTTGCCAAAGAAATGAAACGTCATAAGTCCAATCCAAATTATGGTTTTGTTGGGAATCCGTTCTCTAAAAGTGGCTGGACGATTTATCCTCCCGCTTTAGTAAACCAAGTGAAAAAATATACTGGTACTGCGAAGAATATGACTGGAACGAATTTGGGCGGTATTAAAAATCAGCTGAATAAAAAACGTCCGGTCGTAGCTTGGGTTAGTAATTTCCACGGTTTTTCCGTTCACGCGATTACTATTACCGGTTATGATAAAAACAATTTCTACTACAACGACAGCTGGTCTGGTCAAAAAAATGCGCGAATTTCGCAAAGTTACTTTAATACTTGTTGGAGCAAACAAGCAAAACGCGCGATTTCATATTAA
- a CDS encoding GntR family transcriptional regulator — MAEPKYAIIINDIKRLISDGTFKPGEKIYSEDELKKKYNVSNTTVVRALHELVRAGILARYQGKGTYVSKSIINEEVIFNEYTTVPNGKFNRKTKIANEHTRVVAINEIQDARIAKNLQIPPENMIVHFQRIRLIDDVPWTVQNNYMAKSNLINVDLTNLERFNSLSEVIKELYGINILHEAMKERIQVEFPVKDKNNFKLLEIDTELPLYHIERITYVPEGQPYEYIESYLRHNFYSIEIEKKKQ, encoded by the coding sequence ATGGCAGAACCAAAATACGCTATTATAATTAATGATATCAAGCGATTAATTAGTGACGGAACTTTTAAACCTGGGGAAAAAATTTATTCAGAAGATGAACTGAAAAAGAAATACAATGTTAGTAATACGACAGTTGTTCGCGCTTTACATGAACTAGTAAGAGCTGGGATTTTAGCACGTTATCAAGGAAAAGGCACATACGTTAGTAAATCCATTATTAACGAAGAAGTTATTTTTAATGAATATACGACAGTGCCGAACGGAAAATTCAATCGCAAAACAAAAATCGCTAACGAACATACAAGAGTCGTTGCAATTAATGAAATTCAGGATGCGCGAATTGCTAAAAATTTACAAATCCCACCTGAAAACATGATTGTTCATTTCCAACGAATCCGTCTTATTGATGATGTTCCTTGGACCGTTCAAAACAACTATATGGCAAAATCCAATTTGATCAACGTAGACTTAACGAATCTCGAAAGGTTTAATTCTTTATCCGAGGTTATTAAAGAGCTTTATGGCATTAATATTTTACACGAAGCAATGAAAGAGCGTATTCAAGTCGAATTTCCAGTAAAAGATAAAAATAATTTTAAATTACTTGAAATTGATACCGAATTACCACTTTATCACATTGAAAGAATAACTTATGTGCCAGAGGGGCAACCCTATGAATATATTGAAAGCTATTTACGGCATAATTTTTACTCTATTGAAATTGAAAAGAAAAAACAATAG
- a CDS encoding PTS sugar transporter subunit IIA has translation MNFIIAAHGRYAQEVKNSCQMITGQTTNISAITFTEEMGVTDVLDAYTAVYSPDNETVIIVDIVGGTPCNAAQMFSAKHPEVKVISGLSLGLIIPLSLGESLEGAMLGAKENTQFVELKASHTIVSDDGEEED, from the coding sequence TTGAATTTTATTATCGCAGCACATGGCCGGTACGCGCAGGAAGTGAAAAATAGCTGCCAGATGATTACTGGCCAAACAACCAATATCTCAGCAATTACTTTTACTGAAGAAATGGGGGTGACGGATGTATTAGACGCCTACACGGCCGTTTATTCACCTGATAATGAAACCGTTATCATAGTTGATATTGTTGGTGGGACACCGTGTAATGCAGCTCAAATGTTTAGTGCTAAGCATCCAGAAGTCAAAGTTATATCAGGTTTGTCGCTAGGATTAATCATTCCGCTTAGCCTTGGAGAAAGTTTGGAGGGAGCGATGCTTGGCGCAAAAGAAAATACTCAATTTGTGGAATTAAAAGCGAGTCATACGATAGTAAGTGACGATGGGGAGGAAGAGGACTGA
- a CDS encoding PTS sugar transporter subunit IIB has translation MGSNGIKHVRVDERLIHGQVATMWTNTIKATRIMIVDDAVVKNDMEKVALKTAVPAGVKLSILTVKGAANNINNDKYAGQQVFLIVKSPHALRGLVDADVELPQINVGNMSTKAGSRQIKKSVSVTDENLEDFDYLLQKGIKITAQMVPSEDAVEFASLLKK, from the coding sequence ATGGGAAGTAACGGAATTAAACACGTACGCGTAGATGAGAGATTAATTCACGGACAAGTAGCAACAATGTGGACCAATACTATAAAGGCAACGCGAATTATGATTGTTGACGATGCTGTTGTAAAAAATGATATGGAAAAAGTTGCCTTAAAAACCGCGGTCCCAGCTGGTGTCAAGTTAAGTATTCTAACAGTAAAAGGTGCCGCAAATAATATCAATAATGATAAATACGCAGGTCAGCAAGTTTTCTTAATCGTAAAATCGCCCCATGCTCTTCGCGGTTTAGTTGATGCGGATGTAGAACTTCCTCAAATTAACGTTGGAAATATGTCAACTAAAGCAGGGAGTCGCCAAATTAAAAAATCAGTTAGCGTGACGGATGAAAATTTGGAAGATTTTGATTATTTATTGCAAAAAGGCATTAAAATCACTGCTCAAATGGTTCCGAGTGAGGATGCAGTTGAATTTGCAAGTTTATTAAAAAAATAA
- a CDS encoding PTS mannose/fructose/sorbose/N-acetylgalactosamine transporter subunit IIC: MDLAVWQIILLVILAACTILDALTLVIGLNFPVITGTLAGIIMGDMVLGLAIGATLQLMVLGVGTYGGASIPDFTTGAIVGTVFAVLSGQDAEFAIGLAIPVGLLMVQLDILARFTNTFFLHRIDSNIASGNISAVKRNIWYGALPWALSRAVPVFIMLTFGQSVVDFILNEIPEWLMGGLRVAGGILPVVGIAILLRYLPTNKFVAYLIIGFVAAAYLKVPMLGVALIGVALAIIYFKQNFKNPVAAGANGAALVGEENEDGEYED; the protein is encoded by the coding sequence ATGGATTTAGCAGTTTGGCAGATTATATTGTTAGTTATACTTGCAGCTTGTACCATTCTTGATGCTTTAACTTTAGTAATAGGACTTAATTTCCCTGTAATAACAGGAACGCTCGCTGGAATCATTATGGGTGACATGGTGCTCGGACTTGCGATTGGAGCAACGTTACAGCTGATGGTTTTAGGTGTTGGTACATATGGCGGCGCGTCGATTCCTGACTTTACAACGGGAGCAATCGTCGGTACAGTATTTGCTGTTTTATCAGGTCAGGATGCGGAATTTGCGATTGGACTTGCAATTCCAGTGGGGCTATTAATGGTTCAATTAGACATTTTAGCAAGATTTACGAATACATTTTTCTTGCACCGGATTGATTCTAACATCGCTTCGGGCAACATTTCGGCGGTTAAAAGGAACATTTGGTACGGAGCTTTACCATGGGCTTTATCACGCGCAGTTCCCGTATTTATCATGTTGACTTTCGGACAAAGCGTGGTTGATTTTATTCTTAACGAAATTCCAGAATGGCTAATGGGCGGCCTTCGTGTAGCGGGTGGAATTCTTCCGGTAGTTGGTATCGCGATTCTCCTTCGTTACTTACCAACAAACAAATTCGTCGCTTATTTGATTATCGGATTTGTAGCAGCAGCCTATCTAAAAGTACCAATGTTAGGCGTAGCGCTAATTGGTGTCGCATTAGCAATCATCTACTTCAAACAAAATTTCAAAAATCCAGTAGCTGCAGGAGCAAATGGCGCAGCGCTAGTTGGGGAGGAGAATGAAGATGGCGAATACGAAGACTGA
- a CDS encoding PTS system mannose/fructose/sorbose family transporter subunit IID, whose amino-acid sequence MKMANTKTEQDFEKVLKRRDLIAANFRWLFASQICWNYERMMSTGYLYSILPTLRKLYKTDDDLKDMMNMHNQFFNTNPMVGGLILGMDMAIEEREKKASKEVVTGLKTGLMGPFAGVGDTIFGVILPTIFGSIAAYMGLQGNVTGVVIWVLVNILVVGARFTLLPLGYKQGAKLVTEFADRLNALTDAAILLGVTVVGALIPTVIKATVPFVYKSGKVELKMQDMLDQIMPSLVPVLLVALIYALLGHKKMTSTKAILLVMVIAIILFNLKILG is encoded by the coding sequence ATGAAGATGGCGAATACGAAGACTGAGCAGGATTTTGAAAAAGTCCTCAAGAGACGCGATTTAATAGCAGCAAACTTTCGTTGGTTGTTTGCCAGCCAAATATGTTGGAACTATGAGCGAATGATGTCGACTGGTTATCTTTATAGTATTTTGCCAACGCTTCGCAAACTTTATAAAACTGACGATGATTTAAAAGATATGATGAATATGCATAACCAATTTTTCAATACGAATCCTATGGTTGGTGGTTTGATCTTAGGGATGGATATGGCGATTGAAGAACGTGAAAAGAAAGCATCCAAAGAAGTCGTAACCGGTTTGAAAACTGGACTAATGGGACCGTTTGCGGGTGTGGGTGATACCATTTTCGGAGTTATTTTGCCGACGATTTTCGGATCAATTGCAGCATATATGGGGCTTCAAGGTAATGTGACAGGTGTAGTTATCTGGGTATTAGTTAATATTTTAGTGGTTGGAGCTAGATTCACTTTACTTCCACTTGGATACAAGCAAGGTGCGAAGCTAGTCACGGAATTTGCAGACAGACTTAACGCGTTAACCGATGCAGCAATTCTTCTCGGGGTCACGGTCGTTGGGGCTTTAATACCAACCGTAATCAAAGCAACCGTGCCATTTGTTTATAAATCAGGAAAAGTAGAACTCAAAATGCAAGACATGCTCGATCAAATCATGCCATCACTTGTTCCGGTCTTACTCGTGGCGCTAATCTATGCACTTTTAGGCCACAAAAAAATGACATCTACGAAAGCAATTTTATTAGTAATGGTTATTGCGATTATTTTATTCAACCTAAAAATTCTAGGTTAA
- a CDS encoding SIS domain-containing protein, protein MGLTFFDKARELTEELEKSQAENIHQAAKLVAESIMNDGIIQAFGSGHSYAAAIEVCGRAGGLIPSKVIMDPAGGYYESIEGVGSLLTHRLQAKPNDIFFLISNSGRNPMGIELAEWIKAQGCKLIVVTALDASQTAASRHSSGKLLYEFADVILDNRSVQGDAALELEGLEGKVCGTSSFSAVLLLQQTIYEAVELMLEKGYTPPVYRSANIDGGYEYNFAIEDKFADRIFHL, encoded by the coding sequence ATGGGCTTAACATTTTTTGACAAAGCGCGTGAATTAACGGAGGAATTAGAGAAAAGCCAGGCGGAAAACATTCATCAAGCAGCAAAACTAGTGGCAGAAAGTATTATGAACGACGGGATTATCCAAGCATTTGGTAGCGGACACTCTTATGCGGCGGCAATTGAAGTTTGCGGGAGAGCGGGAGGACTTATTCCCTCGAAAGTTATTATGGACCCGGCTGGCGGTTACTATGAATCCATTGAGGGCGTTGGTTCCTTATTGACTCATAGATTGCAAGCAAAACCAAATGATATCTTCTTCCTTATATCTAACTCGGGCCGTAATCCGATGGGAATTGAGCTTGCAGAATGGATCAAAGCACAAGGCTGTAAATTGATTGTTGTAACGGCACTTGATGCCTCACAAACGGCGGCTTCCAGGCACTCTTCTGGCAAACTGTTGTACGAGTTTGCGGATGTTATTTTAGATAATCGCTCGGTTCAAGGAGATGCGGCACTTGAATTAGAGGGATTAGAAGGAAAAGTTTGCGGAACATCTTCATTCTCAGCTGTCCTGCTTCTTCAACAAACAATCTATGAAGCAGTAGAACTTATGCTTGAAAAAGGCTATACACCACCAGTTTATCGTAGTGCAAATATTGATGGTGGCTATGAATACAATTTTGCTATTGAAGACAAGTTCGCTGATCGAATTTTCCACTTATAA
- a CDS encoding copper homeostasis protein CutC, with translation MVLKEACIENITNLVNVIEAGANRVELCDNLAEGGTSVSYGVAKHVVKICHEQNVSVMAMVRPRKGNFVYTKEEISVMVDDILMYKKIAVDGVVFGCITDSGLLDKPAIIELLKAAAGLEVTFHMAFDELVGTEKLPAIDWLAEHGVTRILTHGGDGAKLPEETFVHWRKYIDYAAGRIIILPGGGIKSHNMEWIIKETGAAEMHGTDLFGER, from the coding sequence ATGGTTTTAAAAGAAGCCTGTATTGAAAATATTACTAATCTGGTAAATGTTATTGAAGCTGGAGCTAATCGAGTGGAACTTTGTGATAATCTAGCGGAGGGCGGAACTTCGGTTAGCTACGGGGTTGCGAAACATGTGGTGAAAATTTGCCATGAACAAAATGTAAGTGTAATGGCAATGGTCCGTCCCCGAAAAGGCAATTTTGTTTATACAAAAGAAGAAATTTCGGTTATGGTTGATGATATTTTGATGTACAAGAAAATAGCAGTTGATGGCGTGGTTTTTGGCTGTATTACGGATTCTGGATTGTTAGATAAACCAGCCATAATTGAATTATTGAAAGCCGCAGCAGGTCTGGAAGTCACTTTTCATATGGCGTTTGATGAGTTAGTAGGAACAGAAAAATTACCGGCAATAGACTGGTTAGCTGAGCACGGCGTTACAAGAATTCTCACACACGGTGGTGACGGCGCTAAACTTCCCGAAGAAACTTTTGTTCATTGGCGAAAATATATTGATTACGCAGCAGGTCGAATCATTATTTTACCAGGTGGAGGAATTAAATCGCACAATATGGAATGGATTATAAAAGAAACAGGAGCGGCTGAAATGCATGGCACTGACTTGTTTGGGGAGCGCTAA